attttAGCAGGAAAAATGAGGGTGGAGTGCGACAAAATCAATGTCCTTGAAATCTGCCCAAGCCCCTGCCTAAAGAGGTCAGGATGGAGGAAGGACTGTGCAGAAAAGGCAATTTGACTTAAGCCTGCATGGAAATAATGAGACAAAACCCATTATTAACAATTCAAGTTTACTGAAATTTTGTCATTAGTAACCACTTTTAACACTTTGAAACAATTACAGTAAAACCCTACCTTAATTAAGGTTCAAAATTTCCAATCTTACAAATTCAGTCATTGGATTAATAAAAAAACAGTACATTTCAGCCTATAAAATACAAGCTAATGATTGGCTAAATATTACACTGTACACACTGAGGCTCGCTGGGGGATGGGAGCCATTCACAAATCTTGTCCAAATTTCTACTATTGTGGATGGCAGAATTACATGACTTTTCTGTAGTTCAGTATTTCCTGAAACAAATCTTAAGGCTATTTGCAGGAGTCCTTTTGAGTATGCTGTTATGAATTTAAGGTAGGGAATTGactagaatttttaaatacttgtccTAATTATAGGATttttctccactttgtttagtaATTGCTGGGCACCCACTACCAGTCAAGCAGTTCTACAAGGTAGAGAGACAGTGGTGACAAAATACCCCTACCTACGTGGAGGTTACACTGTAATTGACATCAATATTGTTTATCCATCTTTATACTTTTGTTAAAGTCCTATCCGTAAGCTTTTATAAGCCCTTTCTTCTGGGTAGACTCCAATGAAATTTAAGAGTCTTCGATAGTATTCATCTTGAGAATTAAGACATTCAAAACTCTGGTATAACCACCGACCATATTTATAAAACCAGTTTTCTGTCACATGTGAAATCTGATGTTTATAAAGAATTCACCTCCCACCTGAGTCCTTAAAACCGCATTTCGTAGAGCTTCTTTCCTGTGATGATTCCTTAAAGCTTCTGAGTGCTGAAGGAACTTTCCACAAACCAGCATAGACTTTCCAATGGAGACAAAGATGTGAACTCTTAACTGAAGGCTACATCACACCTCACATTTCTATAGATTCCCTCCAGTGTGGATTCTCTGGTGATACACAAGGTGTGATCTCTGGCTGAAGCCCTTACAACACACATCACATATGTAAGGTCTCTCTCCAGTGTGGACCCTCTGATGTGTGTGAAAATGTGAGGCCTGACTGAAGCCCTTCCCACACTGCTGACATGTATAGGGTTTCTCGCCCGTGTGGACCCTCTGATGGGCACTGAGCCCAGCACTCCAACTGAATTCTTTCCCACACTCCTCACATTTAAATGGTTTCTCACCGGTGTGAATTATCTGATGGACTTGAAGATTTGACCTCTGGCTGAAGGCCTTACCACAGGTATCACATTTgaaaggtttctctccagtgtggaccCGCTGATGGGCTTGGAGATGTGAGGCCTGACTGAATCGCTTCTGACACGCATCACATTTGAATGGTTTTTCCCCAGTGTGGACACTCTGATGAGCTTGAAGATTTGAGGCCTGACTGAAACCCTTCCCACACTCTTcacatttatagggtttctctcccGTGTGGACTCGCTGATGATTGTGAAGGTTCAAGCTCCAATTGAAGCGCTTCCCACACACCTCACATTTGTatggtttttctccagtgtggaCTCTCTGATGGGCTTGAAAATATGAACTCTGACTGAAGCCCTTCCCACACACATTACATCGAaatggtttctctcctgtgtgaaccCTCTGATGGCTCTggaaacttgaagctgaactaaaaCCCTTCCCACACTCTTCACATTTATATGGTTTTTCTCCCGTGTGGACTCGTTGATGACTATGAAGATTAAAACTCAAACTAAAGCACTTACCACACTCGTCACATTTGTATGGTTTCTCTTCAGTGTGGACTCTCTGGTGGGTATGAAGATTTGAGCTACAACTAAAGCGTTTGCCACAATCTGCACATTtgtatggtttctctccagtgtgaattctttCGTGGGCCTGAAGGTGGGATCTTTGAGTGAAGCCCTTTCCACATATCtcacatttgtaaggtttctctccagtgtggactCTGCAATGAATATTAAGATCTGTGCTACGACTGAAGCCCTTCCCACAACTTTCACATCTGTagggcttctctcctgtgtgaataGGCAAGTGAGCATAAAGATGTGAGGTCTGATTAAAGCTCTTACCACACTCATGGCACgaatagggtttctcccctgtgtggaCTCTCTGATGAGTCTGCAGGTTTGAGCTCTGACTGAAACCCTTGCCACACTCATGACACCAATAGCGTTTTTTTCCTGCACGAACATTTGATTGAACAGGGATGGTATCCTTCTCACTTGTACTGTATGTAAGGGACTGCTTTCCCAAGTGTACCTGCTGATGAACTTGAAGACTGGCGCAGTCACTGAATGCCTTTTCACATTCGTTACACTGGTAGGTTTTCTGTCCTGTGTGGATTATACTGAGCTGGGCAAGAGGCGACACCTTGGACATGTCTACACCACAGCCCTTGTTGCTGTGAGCTTCATCTCTTGTGCGGACTGGATCATCATGATGGTGTGAAATACAACTGAAAATGTTAACACATGGAGCAAATatacataatttgtttttcactggTGTCTGCTTACAACTTCTCTGGTAATTCTGTGTCTCGTTCAGATATATTTTACTCCAGGGATTCTGGCCTCTCCCAGCTGGAAAGTCTTGCTTTTCATTAATACTGGAATGACCCTCTAGGAGATTCAGTATACAGCTGTCTTCCACATGAGCCTGAATGGATATTCCGGTTCCCACCTGATAGGGGGAATTGTGTTCTTTACAGAGTTGAGAACTCTTTTCTTGAATATGTATCATGGAGTCTTGACTTCTGGTTAATTTACTCACAACATGTTTCTTGATTTGCCAGCATGAAAGCTCTCCCAATGAAAGGCACCTTACTCTGGCTTCATGAAGAGTGTCCATCTCATTTTCACTGCTGCCTCCTGGAAGGAACAAGAGAATAAAGAACTAAGGACAAAGAGATTGACGTCAGCAAGAAAGCGGTTAAGGAAGCTGCAAGCCCTTGTTCCcccaggaaacattaaaaaaacaactagagACAAGAAATTTGCAAGAGTTCTGGAAAAGGATCGAAGGTCTACAGCAACCAAGAGAGCATCCAATCAAGAGCAAGCCATATTTACAAAGGCATAAAATTTGGGATCAGCCAAGACTGAGGTGATAAGGTCTTCTTGGGTCTGTGAGTGGTTCTTCCCATTCCCCACTATGTACAACTACTTTTAAATATCACATCATTTTTACTTTTGGTATGGTACGGTCTGAAGGATGCAGCAGGCTACCTCCCAATTCCCTACTTTGACCTGGATACAGCAGAGTAGACTTTCTTTGCAATATTGTAACCTGTCTTGGGGATGCCTGAGGAATCAGTTCTCTGCTTTGCCCGACTCAGACAGGATGGGGGAAAGCAGCAGCAGATACTCTTCATGGAAGCTACAGGGTGTCTACAGACTCACCAAAGCCTGAACAAGGAGATTATGTGTGAAGGAATGGACTAGAACATCTAACATCACAAAAACCTAGAGTGGCATTTTTTGGGAGATGAAGAGATTTAAAAGCATCTGTGTATGAGGTAATCGAGCaatcacacacacagacccaggaAAGACATTAATTCAGaaaaagacctgagaagacctTAAACCCTCACCCTGGGACAGACCCCTAGGCTCAGAACACACCCTGTACATGGATCATCCTCAGGAAAAAGCCCGTCGGCAAAGACTGGAAGAGGGGGCTGTTTTCTCAAATGCTCTATtttcaacaaaaacaataaaagtataaaataaactggAAGATGTGGcctatttaaaggaagaaaataaagtgactGCAACAAACTACCCACGAAGAAACACAGGTATCAGAGTATCTAAGACTCTAAAACAACTGTCACATACGGTCAAAGAGCTAAGGAGAGAATGAGGTAAGCAAGATGGCAGGGCACGCAGCTCCCGTCCCTGCTCCCACGGGAGCACCTAATCATCAACACAGTATGGAAAAAACTcactttgaaaacttttaaaaccaGTTGAGAAGCTGCAACAACCAAGAGAACATCTAACTAAAACAAGCTGAACTCAAAACTGTATAAAATTTCCTGGTGTTTCCACTTGCCTCAGCCAGGCTGGCACAGCGTGGTGTGGGTGGGAGGCTGCTGCCCCATTCCTGGTTCCTCCCTcaggatggaaaggaaagaatagaACTTGCTTATGGTTCTGGCTAGCCTGGGACTGGTTACTGTCTCACCTGAGTAAGTACTATGGGAACCGTGGCGtaattagtcatggggatgtacgcaaagcatagggaatctagtcagtgatgtggtaataactatacatagtgccaggtgggtactagatcaatcggagtgatcacttcataaattttataaatagctagtcactgtgttgtacatctgaaactaatgtaacaatgcatgtcaactgtaacttaaaaataaaacattattaaaagaaaaaaaatacccagttaacataggtgcaaaaatcttaacaaaaaagaaaaatctttgtttctagaaacataaaaaaaagggTAGAACATAATGCATCAGTGGGGTTAATCCCAGGAATGTAAGGTTGGTTTAACACGTGATCATTTAACATTTAATCATCAATGTCTTTTGCCacattaacaataaaaaggagaaaaatcttacgatcatctcaataaatgcggAATAAGCATTGACAAAGTACCATACCCATTCGTGATGAATAGGCATTGAACTACTAGGAAGAGAAAGGAACTCTCCCCGGTAAGGACACCTGAAGAGGCCCTACCAGTCACACCACCCTCAGTGGTGAAAGTATGAGCATTTCCTACCTGCATCAGGAAAAAGGAACAAGAGGCATGCAGACGGGAAAGGAAAGAAGTCAAACCATATTTACAGAGGTTATCATTCTAGACACAGAAAACCTTTGGGAATATACAAAAGTGCTTCTAGAATAGGTGAATAGAGGAAGGTTGCAGGCTACACGGTtgacgtacaaaaatccattgcattacTATATGGTAGAAGCaaatactgaaaaatgaaattaaaaaataattgtttatagagcatcaaaaaaataaaacacttctgaaaaattaaagatgtataattcctatatactaaacactatattgtgatttataagaaatatttatttggtcttcctccctggttcctggctcacagctcctcaaacccttgaaatttcctaagtgataagagcaatgGGGGCATCTTTTGTTAGATTTGGTCTTTCAGCCTAGCTTCCTGAAATGGCTTCTGAGGCACAAAGGGGAAATGGATGTCTTGTTATTCATAAGAAGTCCCTTTCAAGCACACCTGAGTTTTTCTTAAGAAGGTGCTTTGGGAAAGCACCTAGGGCTGGGGGCtcgttgccaggggaaccaacagTGATTAGAGCAGGGgagtccaaacttttttcaacgttctTCACCAAGGGCcttatgcggtaaaatacacaaacagccgggccactcactcgaggtgaagtacgtattgcctcacctggtttatttaagtaaactaaatatatttttggaatttgctgcgggccaattaacaatggatcatgggccgcagttggcccgcaggccgcagtttggacagccgtggattagagggttggaacttttcAGTCCCAACCCCTGAGGTCTGCggagggagagaggctggaggctGAATCACCAATGGCTGATGATTTGATCAATCATGCTTATGTAACAGAGCCTCCATAAAAACACAAGAGGGAATTCGGGGAGATTTCTGGATTGGTGAACACGAGGTGCAGGTGAAATCGGGCCCTAACACGGAAACCAGACCCTAAGAGGGCTGTTGTTCCTccgctcccccgcccccccccaccccgcagtTGTAAGTGTCTTTCAGGAGATAACAGCGGCCCCCTCTGAGCCGGAGACCACCACACCAAGCCGGATCACACTGGTGCCAGAGGCTTGAGCAGGCGCAGTTAACAGCTAAATAACCCCAAAATGACTTCGAGAGCACAAGGGAACCCAAATGCATGGAACTCAAGTAGCAGAGATGCAACTTCTACCACCTGGATCTCATTAAGCAGCACGGGGTCCACCAATAAGGAAGATCGGGTGCAGGGACCAAATCTGGACACACACACGACTGATAAACTCTGCCAGACTGGGATTTCGTTGTTCTTTCTCGCTCTTTCCCCATCCCTACCCTTAGATGGCTTAGATCCAACACTATCCAATCAGACCCCCTGAATtggaattaataaatatgtataaccTTTCCTAACCCTTGCCTCTTAAAACTGATCCCAAGCCTTTGTTTGGGAAGACTAATTAGAGCTTTTTCTCTGGTTTCCTCACTTGACTGTCTTGCCGAGAATAAATCTTTCTCAGCAAAAGCTGCTGCCTCAGACTTTTGGCTTCTCTGTAAATGGCCGGCAACACAGGGACAGTGGCAGCCCAGAGACCACGGAagctccccaccccttcccacacACCTTGCCatatgtatctcttccatctggctgttcctgagttatatcctttaatagtaaactataataataatagtttataataataaactataataataataaactttaataataatctACAATAATAaggtaaaatgtttttctgagttctgtgagctgctctagcacaTTTACAGGAACCTAAGGAGGGGGGTATAGGAACCTCACatctatagccagttggtcaaaaGCACAGCTGACATCCTGGACTTAAGACTGATGTctgaagtggggtggggagaccgcaaggactgaacccttaacccgTGGGATCTGATGCTGCCTCCAGCTAGAGGGTGTCAGAATTGAGCTAAATTGTAGGATGCCTAGTCAATGTCTGCTGACAATTGAAAATTACATgaagatcaatggaaaagaatagagagcccagaaatagacccaaacatactgggggtgccaaaaaaaaatgtatacacgacttgtattcatcttttgttaccagtatatattgagtattacaatattaatagttttttcctttcttaaaatgtttatacattttttttggcaccctctgtatagggccaattaatttgaaagaaatgcCAAGGGAATTCAATGTGGAACATTAGTCTTTTGAACAAATAAGAGCTGGAAAACTAGGTatcactagggaaaaaaaaaagccttaacccttaccttacaccatacataatactcaaaatagatcaccatttaaactataaaacttttagggggaaaagaaaaacgtAGGATAAATTCTTTGCAACCTTCAGGTTGGCAAAGATTTGTTAAGACACAAAAAGAATACACCATAAGAAAAAACTgatagttaccagagggtaagggggggtgtagatgagggtaaacagggtcaaatatatggtgatggaaggagaactgcctctgggtggtgaacacacagtgtgagatagagatgatgtaatacagaattgtacacttgaaacctatgtgattttactaaccattgtcaccccaataaattttaataaaaagaaaaaactgataaattgtaATTCATTAAAAGACATTTGCTTTTAGAaagacaccattaaaaaaatgaaaaggcaatacAGATTGGGATAAAATTCCTGCAAacatatatatctgtgtatatccAAAATAAAGAATCCTTCCAACTTAAGATaaacaaatcaatttttttaaaaagatcaaaggTCTGAACTCAGGTACTACACAAAAGATACGCAAATGGCCAAGATATACTTGAAAAGACAACCCTGAAACGATGTttaaaatcactaatcatcattaAAACTACAACGAACTACCATTTCGCGTCCAgtggaatggctaaaattaaagagtGATGATCTAACCGAACTCACATACACTCCTGGTGGGAATGTAGGCCGGTACAGCTACTGTGAAACAGGTGGCCCGTTTCTTAGGTTAAACATACATCCACCATGAGCCAGCCAATCCCACTCCTAcatattttcccaagagaaaaaaagaacctgaATGTGAATTTTCATTGCAATTTTAGTCACAgtagctaaaaactggaaacaacccaaaagtcctTCAAAATGGTGAATAGACAGAGATGGTACAATCACACAaagaaatactactcagcaatggaAAAAAACTCCTGAAACACACATctcaaaaacaatgcaaaaaaaaaaaaaccagacacaaaaaatGGTGTACGATTCCATTTGTATCAactttatgggggaaaaaagagtgatagaaagcagatcTGTGGTtgcctgggggtgaggggaaaggACAGTGAATGGGTGTAAGTGAACTTGTTGGGGTGCTGGAAATGGTACTGTTTACATGGCTGATACATTTGTCAACTTAttaaactgtatacttaaaaatgggtGAATCtgcatagaaacagaaagtagaatagtggggGCCAGGGAATCGTGAGAGAGGGAAGTAGGGAGTTGtggtttaatgggtacagagagATTCAGAATTGTGAGATGAAAGAGTCCTGGAGACTGGCTGTACTGATAATGTGAATATACTCAACACCCTGAACTGTCCACTTGGAAATGGTTCAGAGGGTAAATTTTGTATTATGTGGGgcgggttttgttgttgttacagtTTTTTTAAAGGGATGAATTTCCCCAAGACTGTCAAGGTTATGAAAACctgggaaagaatgaaaaactgtCAGAAACTACAGGAGACGGAGGAGAGAATGAAAATTACATGCAATGTGGTGCCCTGGATTGGGTTCTGGGACAAAAAGAGAACGTGAATGGAAAACAAgcgaaatccaaataaagtctggagtttTTCTTAATAGTAATATACCAGTGTggattttatagttttgaaaaatttatcATGGTCATGTAAGGTGTTAACGATGGAGGAAAGCAGGGGAAGAGTTTAAGGGAActctttaaaagggtgaattttaccaTATGTAAATTGTTTCTCAATAAGGTTGATTAAAAAGCATTTCTGGCTTTTCGGCCGGGACCGCCATCTTCCAGTAATTCgtcaaaatgaccaacacaaagggaaagaggagaggcaccCGCTATATgttctctaggccttttagaaaacatggagttgttcctttggccacatacatgCGAATCTACAAGAAAGGTGACAGTGTAGACATCAAGGGAATGGgcactgttcaaaaaggaatgcccCACAAATGTTACCATGGCAAAACGGGAAGGGTCTACAAAGTTACTCAGCATGCGGTTGgcattgttgtaaacaaacaagtcaagggcaagattcttgccaagagaattaatgttcgttttgagcatattaagcactctaagagccgagatagcttcctgaaacgggtgaaggaaaatgatcagaaaaagaaggaagccaaagagaaaggtacctgggttcaactgaaacgccagcctgccccacccggagaagcacactttgtgagaaccaatggaaaggagcctgagctgctggaacccgttccctatgaattcatggcataagtggaaaaaaataaaagacctctgttaaaaaaaaaaaaaaaaaaaaaagcatttctgaCTAGTGCACagttattgctttctttttttttttt
The DNA window shown above is from Rhinolophus ferrumequinum isolate MPI-CBG mRhiFer1 chromosome 15, mRhiFer1_v1.p, whole genome shotgun sequence and carries:
- the ZNF235 gene encoding LOW QUALITY PROTEIN: zinc finger protein 235 (The sequence of the model RefSeq protein was modified relative to this genomic sequence to represent the inferred CDS: deleted 1 base in 1 codon) is translated as MWTSNIPSISLMMAFPSPAWPSQNSAFPPKEQEEKMTKFQEAVTFKDVAVVFTEEELGLLDSAQRKLYRDVMLENFRNLLSLGHPSSKPDVISQLEREEKLWMMEIQTQRGGSSENEMDTLHEARVRCLSLGELSCWQIKKHVVSKLTRSQDSMIHIQEKSSQLCKEHNSPYQVGTGISIQAHVEDSCILNLLEGHSSINEKQDFPAGRGQNPWSKIYLNETQNYQRSCKQTPVKNKLCIFAPCVNIFSCISHHHDDPVRTRDEAHSNKGCGVDMSKVSPLAQLSIIHTGQKTYQCNECEKAFSDCASLQVHQQVHLGKQSLTYSTSEKDTIPVQSNVRAGKKRYWCHECGKGFSQSSNLQTHQRVHTGEKPYSCHECGKSFNQTSHLYAHLPIHTGEKPYRCESCGKGFSRSTDLNIHCRVHTGEKPYKCEICGKGFTQRSHLQAHERIHTGEKPYKCADCGKRFSCSSNLHTHQRVHTEEKPYKCDECGKCFSLSFNLHSHQRVHTGEKPYKCEECGKGFSSASSFQSHQRVHTGEKPFRCNVCGKGFSQSSYFQAHQRVHTGEKPYKCEVCGKRFNWSLNLHNHQRVHTGEKPYKCEECGKGFSQASNLQAHQSVHTGEKPFKCDACQKRFSQASHLQAHQRVHTGEKPFKCDTCGKAFSQRSNLQVHQIIHTGEKPFKCEECGKEFSWSAGLSAHQRVHTGEKPYTCQQCGKGFSQASHFHTHQRVHTGERPYICDVCCKGFSQRSHLVYHQRIHTGGNL
- the LOC117035521 gene encoding 60S ribosomal protein L21-like — protein: MTNTKGKRRGTRYMFSRPFRKHGVVPLATYMRIYKKGDSVDIKGMGTVQKGMPHKCYHGKTGRVYKVTQHAVGIVVNKQVKGKILAKRINVRFEHIKHSKSRDSFLKRVKENDQKKKEAKEKGTWVQLKRQPAPPGEAHFVRTNGKEPELLEPVPYEFMA